The following coding sequences lie in one Sedimentibacter sp. MB35-C1 genomic window:
- the fabG gene encoding 3-oxoacyl-[acyl-carrier-protein] reductase has product MKTAIITGASKGIGAVIASRLNELGYNLVLNYRSSTSCMEELISNFSNKDTENIIVQCDISVYDDAKKLIDSAFKEFGSVDVLINNAGITKDNLLPLMTEEEFDKVIDTNLKGTFNCCRHIAKRMLKQKHGRIINVSSVVGLAGNAGQVNYSASKAGVIGMTKSMARELGKKNILVNAIAPGFIQTEMTDKIPDNIKAEMMKNIPLQRLGQPSDIADAVEFLISDKASYITGQVLSVNGGFYM; this is encoded by the coding sequence ATGAAAACTGCAATAATAACAGGAGCTTCAAAAGGAATTGGAGCTGTCATTGCGTCAAGATTAAATGAATTGGGATATAATCTTGTGCTAAATTACAGAAGCAGCACGTCTTGTATGGAAGAGCTTATAAGCAATTTCAGCAACAAGGATACGGAGAATATTATTGTTCAATGCGATATATCAGTGTATGATGATGCAAAAAAACTTATAGACTCGGCTTTCAAGGAGTTTGGATCTGTGGACGTGCTTATTAACAATGCAGGAATAACTAAGGACAATCTTCTTCCTCTAATGACGGAGGAAGAATTCGACAAGGTTATTGATACAAACCTGAAAGGAACATTTAACTGCTGCAGGCACATAGCGAAAAGAATGCTGAAGCAGAAGCACGGAAGAATTATAAATGTATCATCAGTGGTAGGGCTTGCTGGAAATGCAGGGCAGGTTAATTATTCCGCGTCTAAGGCGGGAGTAATAGGTATGACCAAGTCCATGGCGAGAGAATTAGGAAAGAAAAATATTCTTGTTAATGCCATAGCACCGGGATTTATACAGACAGAAATGACTGATAAAATCCCTGATAATATAAAAGCAGAAATGATGAAAAATATTCCGCTGCAGAGATTAGGGCAGCCAAGTGATATTGCGGATGCAGTAGAATTTTTAATTTCAGATAAAGCATCATATATAACTGGGCAGGTATTGTCTGTTAACGGCGGATTTTATATGTAA
- a CDS encoding L-threonylcarbamoyladenylate synthase — MEKMIKTKVVKMDRENIDIGVIKEAAYIINRGGTVVFPTETVYGIGADAFNGEAVDKIFEAKGRPQDNPLIVHISELDELYSLAKTIPENAKKLAEKYWPGPLTMIFYKKDILSDKITAGLDTAAIRLPENKIALALIKESGKPIAAPSANTSGKPSPTEADHVIEDLMGKVDMIIDGGSTDIGLESTVVDMTSEVPMILRPGRVTGEEIKDLLGDCKYDPAIIKSSEKIVPKSPGQKYRHYSPKAKVILYKGDIEKIALKINEDYAKFSSDGYKVGIMSTAQTEKYYKGKLTILCGDRTKPLSISSNLFKDLRNFDHMGVNIILAEAVDENGLGKAIMNRLGKASSETIIV; from the coding sequence ATGGAAAAAATGATAAAGACTAAAGTAGTGAAGATGGATCGTGAAAATATAGATATTGGTGTGATTAAGGAAGCGGCATATATTATTAACAGGGGAGGAACTGTTGTATTTCCTACAGAAACAGTGTATGGCATAGGTGCGGACGCATTTAACGGCGAGGCTGTTGACAAGATATTCGAAGCAAAGGGAAGGCCGCAAGATAATCCGCTTATTGTACATATTTCAGAGCTTGATGAACTGTACAGCTTGGCGAAAACCATCCCGGAAAATGCAAAGAAGCTGGCTGAAAAATATTGGCCGGGACCTCTTACGATGATATTTTACAAAAAAGATATATTGTCAGATAAGATAACAGCCGGTCTTGATACGGCGGCAATCCGTCTTCCGGAAAATAAAATCGCACTGGCGTTGATAAAAGAAAGCGGTAAGCCTATTGCAGCACCAAGTGCAAATACATCGGGCAAACCAAGTCCCACTGAAGCTGATCATGTAATAGAGGATTTAATGGGAAAAGTGGATATGATAATTGACGGAGGCAGCACGGATATAGGTCTGGAATCCACAGTAGTTGATATGACTTCCGAGGTCCCGATGATACTAAGACCAGGCAGAGTTACCGGTGAGGAAATAAAAGATTTGCTAGGGGATTGTAAGTATGATCCCGCAATCATTAAAAGCAGTGAAAAAATAGTTCCAAAGTCTCCGGGACAAAAATACAGGCACTATTCTCCCAAGGCGAAGGTGATTCTGTATAAGGGAGATATTGAGAAAATTGCTTTAAAAATAAACGAAGATTATGCAAAGTTTTCTTCTGATGGATATAAAGTAGGCATAATGTCAACTGCGCAGACTGAAAAATATTATAAAGGAAAATTAACTATTTTATGCGGAGACAGAACAAAACCCCTTTCCATATCGTCTAATCTATTTAAGGACCTTAGAAATTTTGACCACATGGGAGTTAATATCATACTTGCTGAAGCCGTAGATGAAAATGGTCTTGGAAAGGCAATAATGAACAGGCTGGGAAAGGCTTCCAGTGAAACAATAATAGTATAG
- the acpP gene encoding acyl carrier protein — translation MILEKVKEILVEELDVEEENIKLESKIKDDLGADSLDLFELISKIEDELDVTIEEDDYGKLVTVGDIVNYIESKQN, via the coding sequence ATGATCTTAGAAAAGGTTAAAGAAATTTTAGTTGAAGAATTGGATGTTGAAGAGGAAAATATAAAATTAGAAAGCAAAATTAAGGACGATTTGGGAGCTGATTCACTGGACTTATTTGAATTAATAAGCAAAATTGAAGATGAACTGGATGTAACGATTGAGGAAGATGATTACGGCAAGCTTGTCACAGTAGGGGACATCGTAAATTACATTGAAAGCAAACAAAATTAA
- a CDS encoding low molecular weight protein arginine phosphatase — protein MYILFVCTGNTCRSSMAEGIFKYMIKEKNIENIHVSSAGISTFEGESANEKAIRTLAGKGIDISNHRSRQLTKQIISESDLILTMTLRHKKIIVDAAPEYSDRVYTLKEFALIINGEETERKNLDIADPYGLNYNVYESSAKEIEEQLNIIVNNIQITIEEQWRKK, from the coding sequence ATGTATATTTTGTTCGTATGTACGGGTAATACTTGTAGAAGCAGTATGGCCGAAGGTATTTTTAAATATATGATTAAAGAAAAAAATATTGAGAATATCCATGTGTCATCAGCTGGAATCAGCACGTTTGAAGGTGAAAGTGCAAATGAGAAAGCAATACGTACATTGGCAGGAAAAGGTATTGATATATCAAATCACAGATCAAGACAGCTTACTAAACAAATTATTTCCGAATCAGATTTGATTTTAACTATGACATTGAGACATAAAAAAATCATAGTGGACGCGGCTCCGGAGTATTCGGACAGAGTTTATACCCTTAAGGAATTTGCACTGATTATAAATGGCGAAGAAACAGAAAGAAAAAATTTGGATATTGCAGACCCTTACGGTCTGAATTATAATGTCTATGAAAGCAGTGCAAAAGAAATAGAAGAACAACTAAACATAATAGTGAATAATATACAAATAACTATAGAAGAACAATGGAGGAAAAAATGA
- the wecB gene encoding non-hydrolyzing UDP-N-acetylglucosamine 2-epimerase: protein MNKIKTLIIFGTRPEAVKMAPIVKALKSDEEHFTTKICVTAQHRDMLDQVLKIFAIEPDYDLNIFQSGQTLTQITCRALSGLEEVVEDFKPDLILVQGDTTTVFTGALAAFYHQVKIGHVEAGLRSGNMYSPYPEEANRKLTGVITDFHFAPTEISKNNLLREGYEESKIFITGNTSIDALKWVIDDNYKFENESLNKIDFKNKKVVLLTAHRRENIGKPMEDIFSAVKEAVQKNDDVEVIYPMHLNPKVREIARKVFGDMDRIHLTEPFDYLPFTNLMNKCYLVVTDSGGVQEEAPSLGKPVLVVRRETERPEGIDAGTAKLVGTDKEKIFAELDALINSEDEYKKMANAVNPYGDGMAAEHIRKAIISKML from the coding sequence ATGAATAAAATAAAAACTCTCATTATCTTTGGGACACGCCCGGAGGCAGTTAAAATGGCTCCAATAGTTAAGGCACTTAAAAGTGATGAAGAGCATTTCACAACGAAAATATGCGTTACTGCACAGCATAGAGATATGCTTGACCAGGTTCTGAAAATATTTGCCATAGAGCCGGATTATGACTTGAACATTTTCCAAAGCGGACAGACGCTTACGCAAATAACATGCAGAGCACTGAGCGGTCTGGAGGAGGTTGTTGAGGATTTTAAGCCTGATTTGATACTGGTTCAGGGAGATACTACAACAGTATTTACCGGAGCTTTGGCAGCCTTTTATCATCAAGTAAAAATAGGACATGTTGAAGCGGGGCTGAGAAGCGGAAATATGTATTCTCCATATCCGGAAGAAGCAAACCGCAAGTTGACCGGAGTTATAACGGACTTTCATTTCGCTCCCACCGAAATATCAAAAAATAATTTGCTGCGTGAGGGCTATGAAGAGTCTAAAATATTTATTACAGGAAATACGTCCATAGACGCATTAAAATGGGTTATAGATGATAATTATAAATTTGAAAATGAGAGTCTTAACAAAATAGATTTTAAAAATAAAAAGGTTGTGCTACTAACTGCTCACAGAAGAGAAAATATTGGCAAGCCTATGGAGGATATTTTCTCAGCGGTTAAAGAAGCTGTACAGAAGAATGATGATGTGGAGGTAATATACCCCATGCATTTGAATCCAAAGGTGAGAGAAATAGCAAGGAAGGTTTTTGGAGACATGGACAGAATTCATTTAACAGAGCCTTTTGATTACCTTCCATTCACCAACCTAATGAATAAGTGCTACCTGGTTGTTACAGACTCGGGAGGTGTTCAGGAAGAGGCGCCGTCACTTGGGAAGCCTGTGCTTGTTGTAAGAAGAGAAACCGAAAGACCCGAAGGCATTGATGCCGGTACGGCAAAACTGGTTGGAACTGACAAAGAGAAAATATTTGCTGAGTTGGATGCGCTTATTAACAGTGAAGATGAATACAAAAAAATGGCTAATGCAGTTAATCCTTACGGAGACGGAATGGCTGCAGAACATATCAGAAAAGCTATTATAAGCAAAATGCTTTAA
- the fabD gene encoding ACP S-malonyltransferase, which translates to MSKTAFVFPGQGAQYAGMGKDFYENFNESREIFEKANQALGFDITKLCFEGPDEDLSITKITQPALLTVCMAIYEVIKKNSKMDSVVMGGLSLGEYSALTAASAMDFETAVKLVYNRGNYMQNAVPVGEGGMMALLGCTAEDAIRFCNTATERFGLLEPANFNCPGQIVVGGKKEAIENAMQQTKEFNIKRAVPLQVSAPFHTSMLKPAGARLKEDLEKIKFSKPLCSVISNVDTEYYNDDSAIADKLEKQVYNPVRWEECVRKMISDGVSTFVEIGPGKTLSSFLKKIDKNVKSINVDSIASLETYLQMSYA; encoded by the coding sequence ATGAGTAAGACCGCTTTTGTATTTCCGGGACAGGGTGCACAATATGCCGGAATGGGAAAAGACTTTTATGAAAATTTTAATGAAAGCAGGGAAATATTCGAAAAAGCAAACCAAGCCCTTGGATTTGACATAACAAAATTATGCTTTGAAGGTCCGGATGAGGACTTGAGCATAACTAAAATTACACAGCCTGCCTTGTTGACGGTATGCATGGCAATTTATGAGGTTATTAAGAAGAATTCAAAGATGGATTCTGTTGTGATGGGAGGATTGAGCCTTGGAGAATATTCAGCGCTTACAGCTGCCTCTGCAATGGATTTTGAAACTGCGGTAAAACTTGTTTATAACCGAGGTAACTATATGCAGAATGCCGTTCCTGTAGGTGAGGGAGGAATGATGGCTCTGTTGGGATGTACGGCTGAGGACGCAATTCGCTTTTGCAATACTGCTACAGAGAGGTTTGGATTGTTGGAACCTGCTAATTTTAATTGCCCCGGTCAAATTGTAGTGGGCGGTAAAAAAGAAGCAATTGAAAATGCCATGCAGCAGACCAAGGAATTCAATATTAAGAGAGCTGTACCTCTTCAGGTAAGCGCGCCTTTTCACACATCCATGCTTAAACCGGCAGGGGCAAGGCTGAAAGAAGATCTAGAAAAAATAAAATTCAGCAAACCATTATGTTCAGTAATATCCAACGTGGATACTGAATACTACAATGATGATTCCGCTATTGCCGACAAGCTTGAGAAGCAGGTTTACAACCCGGTGAGATGGGAAGAATGCGTAAGAAAAATGATATCAGACGGTGTGAGCACATTTGTTGAGATAGGACCCGGAAAAACACTGTCAAGTTTTTTAAAGAAAATCGACAAAAATGTCAAATCGATAAATGTGGACAGCATTGCTTCTCTTGAAACGTACCTGCAGATGTCATACGCATAG
- the fabK gene encoding enoyl-[acyl-carrier-protein] reductase FabK encodes MLKSNICSLLNIKYPIFQGGMAQISDAGLAAAVSEAGGLGVIAAGNNTAEALRKEIKKIKDLTDKPFGVNVMLLSPHAKEVGMMLIEEKVPVIITGAGNPGKYMKLWKEAGIKVIPVVPSVAYAKHLEKAGADALICEGTESGGHVGEITTMCITPQVVDAVSVPVVAAGGIGDGRGIAAAFSLGAQGVQVGTRFLLAKECNVHSNYKNKVKNANDTDTAVTGRKTGHPVRVLKNKLVKQFKDLEKNNADVEEMEQLGRGRLYKAAVEGDVDYGSVMSGQIAGLVNKEQCCEEIIEEMFEEAEKIMQELSSLVTGGKDE; translated from the coding sequence ATGTTAAAGTCAAATATATGTAGCCTCTTGAATATAAAGTATCCAATATTTCAAGGGGGCATGGCTCAAATATCAGATGCGGGGTTGGCGGCTGCGGTTTCAGAGGCGGGAGGTCTCGGTGTAATAGCTGCGGGAAACAATACTGCCGAAGCACTCAGAAAAGAAATAAAAAAGATTAAGGATCTTACAGATAAGCCGTTTGGCGTTAATGTTATGCTTTTAAGCCCTCATGCAAAGGAAGTGGGGATGATGCTTATTGAAGAAAAAGTTCCCGTTATTATAACAGGTGCCGGTAATCCGGGGAAATATATGAAGCTGTGGAAGGAAGCGGGAATCAAGGTTATACCTGTAGTTCCGTCAGTTGCATATGCAAAGCATTTGGAGAAAGCAGGAGCTGATGCCCTAATTTGTGAAGGGACGGAATCAGGCGGACATGTGGGTGAAATAACGACTATGTGTATTACACCACAGGTTGTTGATGCTGTAAGTGTTCCAGTTGTAGCAGCAGGAGGTATAGGTGACGGAAGAGGAATTGCCGCTGCATTCAGTCTCGGTGCGCAGGGTGTGCAGGTTGGAACAAGATTTTTGCTGGCAAAAGAATGCAATGTACATTCAAACTATAAAAACAAGGTTAAAAATGCCAATGATACAGATACAGCGGTAACAGGCAGAAAAACCGGACATCCGGTTAGGGTTTTGAAAAATAAGTTGGTTAAGCAATTTAAAGATTTAGAAAAAAATAACGCTGATGTTGAAGAAATGGAGCAGCTGGGAAGAGGACGGCTTTACAAGGCGGCTGTAGAAGGAGATGTGGATTACGGCTCTGTAATGTCCGGGCAAATTGCCGGGTTGGTTAATAAAGAGCAGTGCTGTGAGGAAATAATTGAAGAGATGTTTGAAGAAGCAGAAAAAATAATGCAAGAATTAAGTTCATTAGTAACGGGAGGAAAAGATGAGTAA
- the fabZ gene encoding 3-hydroxyacyl-ACP dehydratase FabZ, whose product MIYDSIDIQRIIPHRYPMLLVDKIVELKKGEKAVGIKNVTINEQFFQGHFPGNPVMPGVLIIEALAQTGAVAILSLEKFSGSTVYFGGIKSARFKKKVIPGDTLKLVTEITKLKGSFGIGSAVAYVNDEIAAEAELIFAVEKQTNVK is encoded by the coding sequence ATGATTTATGACTCAATTGATATACAAAGAATAATTCCACACAGATATCCAATGCTCTTGGTTGATAAAATAGTTGAGCTGAAAAAAGGAGAAAAAGCTGTGGGGATAAAGAACGTTACAATTAATGAGCAGTTTTTTCAGGGGCACTTCCCGGGAAATCCTGTAATGCCGGGAGTGTTAATAATAGAAGCGCTGGCACAAACGGGAGCGGTGGCTATATTATCTCTTGAAAAATTCAGCGGAAGTACAGTTTATTTTGGCGGTATTAAAAGTGCCAGGTTTAAGAAGAAAGTAATTCCCGGAGATACTCTTAAGTTAGTTACGGAAATAACGAAGTTGAAGGGAAGTTTTGGAATCGGCAGTGCTGTTGCATACGTAAACGATGAAATTGCAGCAGAAGCAGAGTTAATTTTTGCGGTGGAAAAGCAAACAAATGTAAAATAA
- the fabF gene encoding beta-ketoacyl-ACP synthase II — translation MKRRVVITGVGVISPIGSGDEFWENVKKGKCGVSPIESFDTSNFNVKLAAEIKDFEPTNYIDKKESKRMDRYSQFAIAAADIAVKDSGLDIEKTDSDRFGCVVGSAVGGIHTIEKEHEKLLTRGPGKVSTFFIPMMLSNMASGLVAIKYKAKNINYSTVTACATGANAIGESYKRIQDGICDVMLAGGSEAAITPCSIAGFHALTTLSTTTDVNRASIPFDQERNGFVMGEGAGVMVLEDYEHAVKRGAKIYAEIVGYGATCDAYHMTSPDPSSEGQSSSMLHSIEDAGIKPEEIGYINAHGTSTKYNDKFETQAIKNIFKEYAVKIPISSTKSMTGHLLGAAGAVEAIVCAKSLQDSFIPATINHLVTDPDLGLDFVPNKGVEREYDYALSNAFGFGGHNATLILKKYKGN, via the coding sequence ATGAAAAGAAGAGTTGTAATAACAGGTGTTGGTGTTATAAGTCCCATAGGTTCAGGAGATGAATTTTGGGAAAATGTAAAAAAAGGCAAGTGCGGAGTCAGCCCCATTGAATCTTTTGACACAAGCAATTTCAATGTAAAGCTGGCGGCAGAAATTAAAGATTTTGAACCGACGAATTATATAGATAAGAAAGAATCAAAAAGAATGGACAGATACAGTCAGTTTGCAATAGCGGCAGCTGATATAGCAGTTAAAGATTCGGGTCTGGACATTGAAAAAACAGACAGTGACAGGTTTGGATGTGTTGTAGGAAGCGCTGTAGGCGGTATACACACCATTGAAAAAGAACACGAAAAGCTTCTTACGAGAGGCCCTGGAAAGGTATCTACATTTTTTATACCTATGATGCTTTCAAATATGGCATCGGGGCTTGTTGCTATAAAATATAAAGCTAAAAATATCAACTATTCAACGGTGACTGCATGTGCCACAGGAGCTAATGCCATAGGAGAATCCTATAAAAGGATTCAGGACGGAATATGTGATGTTATGCTGGCCGGAGGTTCGGAGGCAGCCATAACTCCGTGCTCTATAGCAGGCTTTCATGCGTTGACTACTTTGTCAACAACTACAGATGTTAACAGGGCATCAATACCGTTCGATCAGGAAAGAAACGGATTTGTAATGGGCGAAGGCGCCGGTGTAATGGTGTTGGAAGACTATGAGCATGCTGTTAAAAGAGGTGCCAAAATATATGCCGAAATAGTGGGATACGGAGCAACATGTGATGCATACCATATGACATCTCCTGATCCAAGCTCAGAGGGACAATCAAGTTCCATGCTTCACTCAATTGAGGATGCAGGCATTAAACCGGAAGAAATAGGATATATAAACGCTCACGGAACAAGCACTAAGTATAATGACAAGTTTGAAACACAGGCAATTAAGAACATATTTAAAGAGTATGCTGTCAAAATTCCTATAAGCTCAACTAAATCAATGACAGGCCATTTGCTTGGAGCTGCCGGTGCTGTTGAAGCAATAGTTTGTGCAAAGTCCCTGCAGGATTCATTTATACCCGCAACAATAAACCACTTGGTAACAGACCCCGATTTAGGATTGGATTTTGTTCCCAACAAAGGTGTTGAAAGAGAATATGACTACGCACTGTCCAATGCTTTTGGGTTCGGAGGGCATAATGCCACACTTATATTAAAAAAATATAAAGGGAACTAA
- a CDS encoding MraY family glycosyltransferase, with protein sequence MNGYIVAFISAVIISFIMTPPARKLAIKVGALDVPKDPRKIHSKPMPYFGGLAIYISIMACMFVYMPRNATNLHIMAGATLIVLTGIVDDMYDMPAKIKMLMQVIAAMVAIKGGVQIHFITNPLSETGMSYLLTWLSYPVTLFWLVGITNTINLIDGLDGLASGVASIAATTLLFTAANMGHDFIVMQCAIIAGASLGFLPFNFNPAKIFMGDTGALLLGYMLAVTSVSGMVKSVAAVALAVPIFALGLPIFDTTFAIIRRYLNNKPIMQADKDHLHHKLMKSGLNQRQTVLIMYFISMMLGIVSIAIADTEPFVGIIVATIVVVAVFYFAKIGGLFTRKEQ encoded by the coding sequence ATGAACGGTTATATTGTAGCATTTATATCGGCAGTCATAATATCTTTTATTATGACTCCTCCTGCGCGTAAGCTTGCAATTAAAGTCGGGGCATTGGATGTTCCGAAAGATCCGAGAAAAATACACAGCAAACCTATGCCATATTTTGGAGGACTTGCTATTTACATTTCTATAATGGCATGCATGTTTGTGTACATGCCGAGAAACGCAACAAACCTGCATATAATGGCTGGAGCTACCTTGATTGTTCTTACGGGAATAGTTGATGACATGTATGATATGCCTGCAAAGATTAAAATGCTTATGCAGGTTATAGCTGCTATGGTTGCCATAAAGGGTGGAGTTCAGATTCATTTTATTACGAACCCTCTCTCGGAAACAGGCATGAGCTATCTTTTGACATGGCTTTCATATCCCGTAACATTATTTTGGCTAGTTGGGATAACAAATACAATAAATCTAATTGACGGACTGGACGGACTTGCTTCCGGAGTAGCCAGCATAGCGGCTACAACTCTTCTTTTTACTGCAGCAAATATGGGACATGATTTTATTGTTATGCAGTGTGCTATTATTGCGGGAGCTTCGCTGGGATTTCTTCCTTTTAACTTCAATCCCGCAAAAATATTTATGGGAGATACAGGCGCGCTGTTGCTTGGATACATGCTTGCTGTTACGTCCGTTTCGGGAATGGTAAAAAGTGTTGCGGCTGTTGCGTTGGCGGTGCCTATATTTGCATTGGGACTTCCGATTTTTGATACAACTTTTGCCATTATCAGAAGATATTTGAACAATAAACCGATAATGCAGGCTGATAAAGATCATCTGCATCACAAGCTGATGAAGTCAGGGCTTAACCAGAGACAGACTGTACTTATAATGTATTTTATAAGCATGATGCTGGGAATTGTTTCAATAGCAATAGCCGATACAGAACCGTTTGTAGGCATAATTGTTGCTACGATTGTAGTTGTGGCAGTATTTTATTTTGCTAAAATCGGCGGATTGTTTACCAGAAAAGAACAGTAA
- the rpiB gene encoding ribose 5-phosphate isomerase B, which produces MKIVLACDHGGFQLKETIKEHLVTNGYDVNDIGVYNTESVDYPDYGKKAAEIVACNEADRGIIICGTGIGISIAANKVKGIRCALCTNEFMARMSRMHNNANMLALGGRVIGKGLALNIVDTWISTDFEGGRHERRVNKLIDMDIEKTLKVEE; this is translated from the coding sequence ATGAAAATAGTACTTGCATGTGACCATGGAGGATTTCAATTAAAGGAAACTATCAAGGAACACTTAGTAACAAACGGCTATGATGTTAATGACATCGGTGTTTATAATACAGAATCCGTGGATTATCCTGATTATGGGAAGAAAGCTGCAGAAATTGTTGCATGTAATGAAGCGGACAGAGGAATAATAATATGCGGAACCGGAATAGGAATTTCCATAGCTGCAAACAAGGTAAAAGGAATAAGATGCGCATTATGCACCAATGAATTTATGGCAAGAATGTCAAGAATGCACAACAATGCAAACATGCTTGCATTGGGAGGAAGAGTAATCGGAAAAGGATTGGCTCTTAATATTGTTGATACATGGATTTCGACGGATTTTGAAGGTGGCAGACATGAAAGAAGGGTCAATAAATTAATTGATATGGATATAGAAAAAACGCTTAAAGTCGAGGAATAA
- a CDS encoding RNA methyltransferase, with protein sequence MSIEVIKVIKEAEEKAESIKKEAGQQAKQIITDANAQALQITEQARESAENASSEVLKVAESQGRELFDDIINKADKECEDILEKADEKMDKAASIILERIVNTSGDS encoded by the coding sequence GTGTCAATTGAGGTTATCAAGGTAATAAAAGAAGCTGAAGAAAAGGCAGAATCAATTAAAAAAGAAGCCGGGCAGCAAGCTAAGCAAATTATTACCGATGCTAATGCGCAAGCTCTGCAAATTACAGAACAAGCCCGAGAGTCTGCTGAAAATGCAAGCTCCGAAGTTTTGAAAGTTGCAGAATCCCAAGGTCGGGAATTATTTGATGACATTATTAATAAAGCCGATAAAGAATGTGAGGACATTTTAGAGAAGGCAGATGAAAAAATGGATAAAGCAGCTTCTATAATACTGGAAAGGATAGTGAATACCAGTGGCGATAGTTAA